The DNA window AGCTTTTGGACAAGAAGACTCGTTACCTCGTGAACCCGACCGGCAAGTTCGTTGTCGGCGGCCCGCACGGCGACTGCGGCCTCACCGGCCGTAAGATCATCGTCGACACCTACGGCGGCATGGGCCGTCACGGTGGTGGCGCATTCAGCGGCAAGGACCCCTCCAAGGTGGACCGCAGTGCAGCTTACGCCGCCCGCTACGTGGCCAAGAATATCGTGGCTGCCGGACTCGCCTACCGTTGCGAAGTCCAGCTCGCCTACGCCATCGGCTACTCCAAGCCCGTGTCCGTGCTCGTGAATACTTTCAATACCGGCAAGATCGACGACCGCAAGATCGAAGAAATCGTCGCGAAGACCTTCGACCTCTCCCCGGCCGGCATCGAGAAGATGCTCGACCTTCGTAAGCCGGGCTACGTGGCAACCGCCGCCCTCGGCCACTTCGGCCGCACCGGCGCCCGCTTCACGTGGGAAAAGACCGACAAGGCCGAAGCGTTGAAGAAAGCCGCCAAGGT is part of the Fibrobacter sp. genome and encodes:
- a CDS encoding methionine adenosyltransferase domain-containing protein; amino-acid sequence: LLDKKTRYLVNPTGKFVVGGPHGDCGLTGRKIIVDTYGGMGRHGGGAFSGKDPSKVDRSAAYAARYVAKNIVAAGLAYRCEVQLAYAIGYSKPVSVLVNTFNTGKIDDRKIEEIVAKTFDLSPAGIEKMLDLRKPGYVATAALGHFGRTGARFTWEKTDKAEALKKAAKV